The Sorangiineae bacterium MSr11954 DNA segment CAGCGCGTGCTCGTGCGCATCTTCTGACGACGGCCGGCGTCCACGCATGACGCGCCCCAGGTGCGCGAGCGCGTCCCAGGTGCGCGAGCGCGTCCCAGGTGCGCGGGCGCGCCCCAGGTGCGCGGGCGCGCCCCAGGTGCCGACACGTCCGAGGTACCCGGCGCGCCCGCCCGCGCCGTACGCTCCGCCCGCGCCCTACGCCCCGCCCGCGCCTACGTTCCGCCGCGCCGCACGCCGACGGCGTTCGCAAAGAGCGCATCTTTCACGGCCTGCGCCCGATCGCGCGAGACGGGCACCAGGCAAGCCCGCTCGCCGAGCTGCACCGAGAGCTCCGCCATCTCCTTGTCGTAGCGCCGCACGAACGCCGGTTGAATGAGCCAATTGCGGTGCACGCGAAGAAAGGTGCCCTCGAAGGTGGTCTCGAGCGCCGACAGCGACAGATCGACGGAGAAGCGCCCGCCCGCGCAGTGCGCAAAGCAAAGCCGCGAAGAGGCTTCGAAGGCGAGGATCTCCTCCAGCGGCACGAACACCAAGGTCGACCCATCGCGCGCGACGATGCGGCGCGGAAAGGGCGCGACCTCCGGCGCGGGCCGCCGTTTGGCGATCAGGCGCTCCACGCACTGGATCACGCGCGGCGCCGTGAACGGCTTGAGCAGGTAATCGGCCACCCCCAAATCGAACGCGTGCAGCGCATGATCCGGCAGCGCCGTGGCGAGCACGAACAGGAGCGGATGCCGCCCCGAGACCTCCTTGATCCATCGAAGACCGGAGGTGTCCCCCATCGTCCCCGTGAGCATGATGTCGACGAACACGCTGTCGATGCCCAGGCAGGCGTTGTCCAAGGCCTGCGTCGCTTCGTCGAGGGTGGCCACCGCGGCAACGATGTCCACCTGCGACGTTCGCTGGAGGAGCTCGACCAAGTAGTTGCGCGCCGGCCACTCGTCCTCGACGACCAACGTGCGAAGGGGGAGACTCATGGGCCGCGGTGAATCTACAACGCGCGACCTCGGTGCGCCTATGCTCTACGCGAAGGTGAGCGTGGCGCGCGTTCCGCCATGGGTGCTCTCGAGCTGCAAGGTGGCGTCCGGGGACTCCAGCGCCAGGCGCCTTCGAACCATTTCGAGGCCTCGCGCGCCATCGCGTGGTGCCTCGCTCGGCAAGCCCGGCCCATTGTCCTCGATGGTGACGACGAGCTGTTCCTTTTCCGACCGCGCCGAGAGCCGGATTCGGCCGTTGGAGCGCCGCCGGAGCGCCCCGTGCTGCACGGCGTTTTCGACGAGCGGCTGCAAAACGAGCGCGGGCACCCGATGGGCGCGAAGCGCAGGGTCGACGTCCCACTCGAAGGCGAGCCGCCCCGGGTGGCGCGTCTCGAGGATGGCCGTGTAGCGCTCCAACCACTCGAGCTCTTCCCCCAGGGTGCGCTCCCGATCATCCGATTTGCGCACCAGATCCCGCAGCAAGGTTCCGAGATCGCCCACCAGCTGCCGCGCGGTTTCGGGCTCTTCCGTCATGACCCCGCTGATGGCGTTGAGCGTATTGAGCACGAAGTGCGGCTCGAGTGTGGTGCGAAGTCGGTAAAGCTCCATCTCACGCCGCAGGTGGCGCGCCTCCGATGCGCGCTCGAACGCCTCGCGAAGGGCGGTCGGGTAGAGAAACGCCAAGGTCCAAAGGGCGAGAACGAGACCGGAATCGACGAACCCCGTCACGAACGAGTACATGGCGGTGTCGGGTTCGCCCGCATCGGGTGGTAGGAGCCCCCACGATGGGAATCGATGGCGAATGGCCACATAGATGGCATCACCCATGGCGCTCATCGCGCCCGCCACCAAGAGGCCAATCAGCGCGGCCCGCTTGGGCCCGTGGCCGCGCCGCATGCTCTGATTGAATGCCACCGTGAGCACCACCATCTCGCCGGAGAGCCAAATCGATCCAATGAGGAAATCGGCCAGGGTGGGCAGCGCGTTTGGAACGCCAAATGCGGCGCGTGTCAAGTCGCGCACGTAAAGAACGGAGAGCGCGGCGAGAAGCCCCAAGAGAATCGATTTCGGCTTTGCCACGCGGATGAGGATATCATTGCCGAATGAGTTTGCGCACTTGGACGCCCCTCGCGTCGGCCGCTGCGTTCGCGCTCGCTTTTCTCCACCTCGAAGCCTCTGCCCGGGCCACGAGCTGCGTGGAGGATCGCGACTGTCCCTCCGCCACCCCCGCCTGCAACGCCGGGCTCTGCGCGGAGTGCACCCCCACGAACACCGCGCGATGCACGGCGCGCTCCCCCCGCTGCCTCATGCCCTTTGGCATCTGCGGCTGTGAGAGCTCCGAGCAGTGCGGACCTGGTCTGCTCTGCACGCGCCCCGCGCCCGCCTCGGGCTCACCTCCCTATTGCACGGGAGGGTGCACCGGGACGGGGCAGGGGACGTGCCCATCCGGCTACCAATGCAACGCCCAAGGCCAGTGCGACCTTCGTTGCGTCCCCCTAACGCCCAATCAGTGCCCGTTCGCGCCGCGCAACATCTGCCCGGTCCTGCCCTTGATCACCTGCGTGGAGTGCGTGACCAACGGCGACTGCGCCGGAAAAACCGGCGCCGAGGTGTGCGACTTCGCCAACGACTGCGTCCAGTGCGAGAGGGACACGGATTGCACGCGCGCCCCCGCCAGCCCGCACGGCCCGAGGTGCATCGGCAGCGGGAAGCAACGCAGTTGCGGATGCAACGCCGATACCGACTGCGGCCCCGGCCGCATCTGCGACGAGACCGTGCAGGCGTGCATCGAGGGCTGCCGGTTGCCCGATGGCGGCAAGTGCCCGCCGGGCACCCAGTGCCGCATGGCCGACGCCGGCGGCGAACGATGCGTGGCCATCCCCGACGCCGGCCCCCCGCCCGACTCCGGTCCCCGAAGGGACGCCGGCGGATCCTCCGGCGATGGCGGCAGCGACGGCGGAAGGAGCGACGCAGGCTCCCGCGGCGACGGTGATATCGCAGCTTCGCTCGAGGGCGGAGGCTGCTCGTGCACGTTATCGCCGGCCGAAGATGCGCTCCCCCTCGGCGGCCTCGCCGCGCTCGGCGGTCTGTTGGCGCTGTTCGGGCGGCGCCGCCGCGTCAAAGAAACGCGCGGATCTGCGTGAGCACCTCGGCGGGGCGCTCCTCGGGCAAAAAGTGTCCGCACTCGGGGACCATTTGGCCGCGCACGTCGGTGGCGTAGGCGCTCCAAATGTCGAGAACGGGAATCTTTTGCAAGAAGCTCTCCGAGCCCCACAAGAGCAAGAGCGGCATCTTCAAACGAACGCCCGCGGCGGACGACGCATCGTCATCGTTCAAATCCGTGGGGAACGAAGCGCGGTAATCCGAAAACCCCGCCCGCAGCGCCCCGGGGGCCGAGAAGGCGCGCACGTACTCCTCGATGGCGGAGGCGGGCAGGCCGTGGCGGTTGTACGTCCATTTCTCGAAGAAATACCCGAGGTAGCCCGCGACATCGTTGCCCACGAGGCGCTCGGGGAGATCCGGCTGGAGGTGGAACCACCAGTGCCAATAACCGGTGGTCACCGCGAAATCGATATGCCGGAGCACCTCGCGCGTGGGCAGAATATCCATCAGCACCAGGCGTTCGACTTGATCGGGCCGGTCGAGCGCCCAGCGATGGGCCACGCGCGCGCCCCGGTCGTGCCCGATGACGATGACCTTTTCGAACCCCAATTTCTCGACCAGCTGCGCGATGTCCGCCGCCATGGTGCGCTTGTCGTAGCCGGTGGCCGGCTTGTCCGTACGCCCGTAGCCGCGCAGATCGGGTGCGACCACCGTGTGGGTGCGCGCCAGCTCCGGAATCACATGGCGCCAGCAATGGCTCGTTTGCGGCCAACCGTGTAGAAGCACGATCAAAGGGCCCTTCCCCGCGCGCAAATAATGCAACCGCAGACTGCTTCCATTGACATTTACATTTGCAACTTCACCCGCAATTTCACCTTGAGACATGGCTCGCTCCTCTCACCCCTGCCGTTCTTCGAGGGGCGCCGTCGTGACTAACCGTCTGATATGGTTATAACTGTAAGCGAGGAAGCCCCAGTGCGCAAGGGAGGGCGGCGCTATGCGTAAAACAGACCCGAAAGACTGGATTTGGGACGGTGGAAGACCGTCGATCGACCTGCTCAACACGCTGCGCGACCGCAAGCTCGTCCCGCGCGAGCTCCTGGTCGAGCCCAGCGATCTGGCGGAGTGGCTGGTGACGGCCGGGCTGGTTCAGGCGCCGCCGGAGGTCACTGCGCGTCACGTGACGCGTGCGCGCGCGCTGCGCGAGGCCATCGATCGGCTGGCGCTGGCGGTCCCGGACGGCCCCATCGACGCGGCCGACGTGGCCATGCTCAACGACGCGGCGAAGGTGCGCGCCTCGGCGCCGGAGCTGGCCGTCGGAAAAAATGGCCGCTTGGAGGTGCGCGCGCCGCGCGAGAGCGATCCGGTGGCCGTCGCGCTGGGCCGCATCGCGGCCGACGCCGTGGACCTGGTCACCTCGGAGGGGGCGACCTTCCGCGTCTGCGCATCCGACACGTGCGGACTACGCTTCGAGGATCGGTCGCCCGCGCGCAATCGCCAATGGTGCTCGATGAAGCGGTGCGGAAATCGCGAGAAGGCGAGGCAGCACTACCTCCGCCAAAAATAGGCGCTCAGCGCTGGCCGAGCTCTTTGCCCACGGCGGCCGCAAGCGCTTGCGCGGCCGAGAGCGGACGGACGAACACCGTCAGGTGGGTTACCAGGTCGGTGGACGGATCGACGGTGCCGAGGTCGATGCCTTCGAGCTCGAGGTCGCCCACCTTGGCGCGAAACACCAGCGCCGTGTCGGCGTCGCCGTGGAGCTCCCCGGTGTAGCGAAAATCTTCGAAGACGCGGATGACGGCGCGCAGCACCGCGCCCACCGCGGCGCGGCCGACATAGGGGTGGAAGCGCACGGGGCTATGAAACACGATGTCCGGTGCCAAGGACTGCTCGAGGGCTTCCACATCGCGGGCTTCGACGGCTTTGCGAAATCGATTCATGAATGCATGTCTCCAAGGCTCGTACGGTGTTTCGTTCGGTTCATCCGCCGCCCATCGGCAAGGTGCCGAAGCCGGCGATCGCGTGGCCGCCGTCGACGGGAATGACGGCGCCATGGATGTACGCGGCCGCGGGGCTCACCAGGAAGAGCACCACCTCGGCCAGCTCGGCGCAGGTCGTAAAGCGCTTCAGCGGCACCGTCTCCGCCCCCTTCTTTCGACTCTCCTCGGAGCCGCCGGAGAGGCGCCGCATGCCCTCCGTGTCCTCGACCCCGCCGGGCGCGATGGCGTTGACCCGAACGCCGGCCGGGCCCCACTCGAGGGCGAGCACGCGGGTGAGCATTTCGACCCCGGCCTTGGCCGAGCAAGCATGGACTTGCGCCAGGGTCGGCACGCTGCCTTGCGTGGCCGAGATGGAGAGCACGTTCGCGCCCGGCTTGCGAAGGTGCTCGAAGGCCGCGCGGCACGCGTTGAACGTCCCGAGCAGGTCGATGTCGACGACCGCCTTGAACCCGTTGGCGGAGATGCCCACGGCGGGGGCGGGAAAATTGCCCGCGGCGCCGTTGATGAGGATATCGATCGGCCCGTGCTTCTCGACGCTCGTTCGAATGGCCGCGTCGAGCGCCGCGTAGTCGCGCACGTCGGCGGTGAGCGCCAAGACGTCGGGGCCGAATTTTCGGACCTCGTCGGCGGCGCGCTGCGCCTTCTCCGGGTTGCGGCCCAAAATGGTGACGCGCGCGCCCGCTTGGGCGAAGCGGCACGCGATGCCGAGGTTGATCCCGCTGGTGCCGCCCGTAATGAAGGCCGACTTGCCTGCCAGGAGCCCGTCGCGCAACACGGATGGATTGGAGGTCGTCATGATGGTTTACCTTTCTGATCGCTCGCCGCTCCTCGAGGGTCGCGGTACGAAGTGGCTTATCATTTCCAGTCGGTCACGGTACGAAGTGGCTTATCGACGTGGGGACGGTCGCGGTACGAAGTAGCTCATCGCTCTCGGGCGGATGCGGTGTCGAGGCTCCTGGCCCCGAAGCCGCGCGAACGCGTCGCGGACGGCGGCGCGGAGCGCGTGGCGCTCCGTGAAGAGCGCCGAGATATGCCCGGCGTTCACCCAGCGAAGCTCGCTCGATGCCCAATGCGCATGCAAGGCGAGCGTCTCGGTGCGCGGAACGTACCCATCGCGGCGGCAGGCCAAGAGAATGGCGCTGCGCGCGTGCAGGGGCGCCGGAAAGTGCGTGAGGCGCGCGCGATCGAAGAGGGACGCGAGGCGACGCCGCGCGGCCTCCGCCCCGGCCGCAGAGCCTCCGAGATCGGTGAAGTCGATGGAGTGCGCGAGCAGCCCGCGCGTGAACACCGGCGCGGGGGACGCGCCCGCGGCGAGCGCCGCCACCGCCAGCGGCTCGCGCGTCAACGAGGCCGCGAGCCCGGCCATGAAGCCGCCCATGCTGTAGCCGGTGACGCCGATTTGCTCGTAGCCACCTTCGCGCAAGGTCGCGAGCAGCGACCGCGCCTCGTCCACGATGGCGAGGTTCATGAGCACGTGCTCGGCGACCGTGCCCAAGCTCGCCCCGCGCTGGCCCGGCGGCCGCCGCAATCCATAATAAGGATTCTCGAGCAGGTACAAATCGATCCCCTCGCGCGCCAGCGGCCCGAAGATGCCTTGGCGCAGCGCGAACCCCTCCTCGCGCGATCCCGCCAGCACCACGCACGCGGTGCGCGGTCCCCCGCGCGGCCTCGCCGATCGCAACCGCTGCACGTGCCCCGCGCGCACCGGCTCCGGCAGCGCCGTGTTGGGTGAGACGAATCGCCCCGCGGTGCGCTCCACGCCCCGCGCGACGTGCGGGCGATCCCAGGCGATGGCCACCGCCGCCGGGGAGGACTGAAACGGCTCCGTGTCGAGGACGCTCGCGAGCACCCGCTCGTCCCCCCAGCCGTTCACGAACAGGCGCGAGCGGCCGTTCAAGTAACCGATCAGCCGGTCCAACGGGTGCCACGGACCAAATAGAGAGATGACGTTGTCATCCACCGAAATGTCCGGTAAATTGCTTGTGTCACCGAACGACATGCTCCTCATTCTAGCGATCCAGTAGACACTGTCAACAGGCCGTCATGACCCAACGATCCAAACGCCGCACCGTCACGTCCAGCGCCACCTCCAGCGACCCCAGCTCCGAGGGCACCCGCGCCGCCCTCCTTCGCGCGGCCATCGCCATCGCCGAGGAAGACGGCGTCGGCGCCATCGGCTTGCGCGAGGCGGCCCGGCGCGCGGGGCTCACCCACGGCGCACCGTATCGCCACTTCGAGAGCCGCGAGGCGCTGGTGGTGGCGGTGGCCGAAGACGGATTTCGCGCGCTCCTCACCATGTGCATCGACGCGCAGACGGCGGCCGGGAGCGATCCGCTCGCGCGCTTTCAGGCGCTCGGCGTCACGTACATCACCTTTGCGCTCGCGCGCCCCGGTCAGTTTCGGGTGATGTTCGGGGCGGAGGCGGCCGCGCAGGGGGACTCCGTTCGTTCGGCGGAGGCGGCGGTCTTTTCACTGGCCGTCAACGCGATCGCCAGCGCGCAGCGCGAGGGCCTGGTCGACGATGGCGACCCGCAAGAGCTCGCGATGCTGGCGTGGTCCTCCGCCCACGGCCTCGCCGTTCTGATCCACGATGGCCTCGCCCAATGGGTCGGCTTCGATACCGCGTCGCCCGAGCGGCTCGCGCGCCGGTTCACCGCGCGCCTATTCGAAGGATTGCGAACGCGCAAGGGCAACGTAGGGGAGGAGCGCAAATTCGAAGCTCCGCCCATCCGAAAACGTGCATGAGTCTTCACCCTCGCGACACGTAGTCTCTTTAGCACCGAGTGCGCCTTCGAAACGCTGCCCTCGCGGCCCACGTACACCTGAAAAAGGAGCCTCTCATGAGACGAAACACCCTTCGCGCCACATGTGTCGCTGCAGTTCTCGGGTCCCTCTCCGCATGCACCGCCAATACCGACGAGAGCATCGGCTCCACGAGCGCAGAGCTCTCCGCCCAGAGTGCCGCCGATCGCGCCGATCTGGCGTTGCATTGGGCACCCATTCATTATCAAGACGTCGATCAAACGGGGGGCCATGCGCTCGGTGGTGCGGCCGACTACATCACCCGCTACGACTTCGATGGCGATCTAGATGGGCGCAACAATTGGGACCACGCTGGAAGTGCCAATTACCCGCTGGCCGCTCACGCTTATTTCTCGGTGGCGGAGACGAGCACCCACTGGTTCATCGTGTACATGTTCTTTCATCCTCGCGACTGGTCGGATTCTTTCTTCGACACCGAGCACGAGAACGACTCCGAAGGTTTGCTGATCACGGTGGCGCGCGATGGCTCGACGTATGGTGCGTTGAAGTCCGCGGTTACCGTCGCCCACAAAGACTTCTTCTCCTTCGTTCCCGCCGGGGGCGATTGGTCGTCAGGGGCCGAGAACGTGGATGGCACACTCTCGCTCGCGAGCTACGGCGGAAGCCTGCACCCCGTTACGGCGCAAGAGGCCAAAGGCCACGGTTTGAAAGCGCGACCGTATTACGACATCGTGGGTGACGGTGTCGTGTACTACCCGTCTCTCACCAACGCCGAGGTCCCCTCGGGACCGGACGATCGGAACGTCCTCTACAAACTCGTCGATATTTTCGAGAACAACGGTTTGTGGGCCAATCGCAACAACGCATCGCTCTTCGCCAGCTATGGGTCATTTGCGGGCGATAAGAGCGGCGGTTGCGGCGCTGGATCCATCGGGTGCGACACGAATGCCGCAAACACTCCATGGTCGTGGGATGATGGCAACGACGCGCCGCCCGGTGGCGCCCTCGCCACGGATCCGGCAGGGTTGGTGAGGAACTATTTCAAGATTCCGGAAGCGGTCAGCACGACGTACACGTTCAATCCGTATCGTTGAAAGCCCTCTAGGGTAAGATGCGCCCCATGGCCGGTTCCTGGGGTCGTTGCGGTCTTTGTCATGCGATGAAGAACGTCGCGTACAACTCCGTCGTGGACGTCGACATCTGCTCGGCGTGCTACCGGCGCGAGCTGCAGCCGCGCGAGCCCTGCTCCCGATGCGGGACGGTCGCCCCCATGCGCGCCCGTCCCGACGGGGTGAATGGCTATTGCAACCGCTGCTACCTTCGCGAGCTCCACATCGGCCGCTGCTCCGTGTGCCGCGTGCGGAAACCGATCGCGATCCGGGACCGCGGACATCCCGTGTGCCCCGGCTGCTACCGAAGGCAGTTTGCGAGCCGCGAAGCGTGCGTGGTGTGCACCAACGTGTCCCATGTCGCGGCCCGCACGGAGCGCGGTGGCGCCATCTGCCCTTATTGTTATGGCGATCGCTACCGGCCTCGTGAGCGCTGCTCGCGTTGCGGTGAGATGGATGTCGTTCAAACCAGGAATCGCCAGGGCAATCCCATTTGCGCGACGTGTTATCGCAAGACCATGCAGATCGCGCGCTGCACCCATTGCGCGCGCATTTCGCGGGTGATGACGCGGACCCGAAGCGGCAAACCCGTATGCGCAACGTGTTATGGGCGCCATCACGCACCGCGTGAAACCTGCGCGATATGCGGTGAGTTCGAGAAGGTCAAACGGCGCCTGACCAGCGGCCGCGCGGCGTGCAACCGCTGCTACCAGCGCGAGCTGAAACCGCGTCCCAAGTGCATGCTCTGCGGACAATACCGTCTTGCGGCAAAGCACATTGGCGGCCAGCCCATCTGCGGTTCGTGCTTGCGCCGAAAAGGCGTGGGGCAACGCATGCTCACCGCCCGTTGAGTGGCACCGTCGCGCACGCCGACTTAGTATGCGCGCGCGTTCTCCAAAGGAGGAACACCATGGTCCGTTTTCGAGGGCACCTGGCGGCGACCAGCGCCGCGTTGCTGCTTCTTCTTCCATTCGTCTTGGACTGCGGGGAGGAGAGTCTCCAGGGCGATCGCGACATCGATCCGTCTGCTTCCACCCGCTCGCCAATCTCAGAAAATGCGCGCGCCGCGCAAACTTCGCAGGACTCGCAGGACTCGCAGGACTCGCGAGCCGCGGAGCTCGGCGCGGACCGCGTGCCGCGCGAGGTGCGGCAAATGCTGCGCGAGATGAACGAGGACAACGTCGAGCGCACCATACGCAAGCTGGTGTCGTTCGGCACCCGAAACACCTTGTCGGTTCAAGACAATCCAACGCGCGGCGTGGGGGCGGCGCGCGACTGGCTCAAGTCGCAGCTCGATGCCATTGCGGCCACATCCGGCGGACGCATGACCGTCGAGCTCCAGAGCTACCTCCAGCCGCCCGCACCGCGCGTGCCGGTGCCGACCGTGATCACCAATGTCGTCGCCACCTTGCGCGGCGTCCAACCGCAATCGCAGGGCCGAACGTATGTCGTGAGCGGCCACTACGATTCACGCGCCTCCGACGTGCTCGATGCGACCATCGACGCACCCGGCGCGAACGACGATGCCTCGGGGGTCGCCGCCGTGCTGGAGATGGCGCGGGTCATGGCCACGCGCACCTTCGACGCCACCATCGTCTTCATGGCGGTGGCCGGCGAAGAGCAGGGGCTCCTCGGCGCCAACCACTTTGCCACCACGGCCAAGGCGGCCGGGCGCGACATCGCGGCGATGTTCACCAACGACATCGTCGGCAGCTCGCGGGCCGACAACGGCGCGCGCCATCCGCGCGAGGTGCGCCTCTTCGCCGAGGGCGTGCCCACCGCCGAGACGCCGGCCGAGGCCAACACCCGCCGCTCCGTCGGCGGCGAGAACGACTCTCCGGCGCGCCAGCTCGCGCGCTTCATCAAAGACGCCAGCGAGAACAGCGCCACCGGGATGCGGATCAACGTCATCTACCGGCGCGATCGGTATTTGCGCGGCGGCGACCATATCCCATTTTTGGAGCAGGGATACGCGGCCGTGCGCTTCACCGAGCCCAACGAAAATTACGCGCACCAACACCAAACCGTGCGCGTGGAGAACGGCGTGCAGTTCGGCGATCTGCCCGAGTTCGTCGACTTCGCGTACACCACCCGGGTCGCGCGGGTGAACGCCGCCGCCTTGGCCGCGCTGGCGCGGGCGCCGGCCTCGCCCAAGAACACCCGCATCATCACCGCGCAACTGACGAACGATACGTCGCTGGCGTGGGACGCGAACGTCGAGCCGGATCTCGCGGGCTACGAGATCGTCTTCCGGGACACGACCGAGGCGTTCTGGACGGACAGCATCCCGGTCGGCAATGTCACCTCGTTCACCGTGAAGAACATGTCCAAGGACAATGTCTTCTTTGGCGTGCGGGCGGTGGACCGCGAAGGGCACCGCAGCCCGGTCAGCTTTCCGCGCCCGTCGGCCCAATGAAGCGCATCGCGAGCGCCTCTTCGTCGCCATCCAACACCAACCTTCCACCGAGAACGAGATATACGATGGACCGCTTTCCAGGGCACCTTGCGGCCGGCAGCGCCGCGTTGTTGTTGCTCCTCCCGTTCGTTTTGGACTGCGGGGAGGAGAGTCTGAAAGACAATCGCGGCGCCGAGCCGTCGAGCCTTGCATCCACGACTGTCTCCAGCTCCAGCACGACCGCGACCTCGTCCTCGGAGCTGGGCGCGGGGCGCGTTCGAGACGACGTGCGCCGCATGCTCCGCGAGATGGACGAGGACAACGTCGAGCACACGATTCGAAAATTGGTCTCGTTCGGAACGCGCAATACCCTGTCCGCGCAGGACAACCCCACGCGCGGCGTGGGGGCGGCGCGCGACTGGCTCAAGGCGCAATTCGACGCGATCGCCGCCACGTCGGGCGGGCGTATGAACGTGGAGCTTCTGAGCTACGTTCAGCCGCCGGCCTCGCGCATCCCGGTCCCCACCACCATCACCGACGTGGTCGCCACCTTGCGCGGCACCCAAGCCGAGTCGCAGGGCCGAACCTATGTCGTGAGCGGCCACTACGACTCCATGTGCACCGATCCCACCAACGCCACCTGCGACGCGCCCGGCGCCGACGACGACGCCTCGGGGGTCGCCGCCGTGCTGGAAATGGCGCGGGTCATGGCCACGCGCACCTTCGACGCCACCATCGTCTTCATGGCGGTGGCCGGCGAAGAGCAGGGGCTCTACGGGTCGAATTTCTTCGCCACCACGGCCAAGGCGGCCGGCCGCGACATCGCCGGGATGTTCACGAACGACATCGTCGGCAGCTCGCGGGCCGACAACGGCGAGCGCGATCCGCGCGTGGTCCGCGTCTTCGCGGAGGGGGTGCCCACCGCCGAGACCCCGGCCGAGGCCAACGTCCGCCGCTCGGTGGGCGGCGAGAACGACTCCCCGTCGCGCCAGCTCGCGCGCTTCATCAAAGAGGCCGGCGAGAACAGCGCCACCGGCATGCGCGTCCATATCATGTACCGGCGTGATCGGTATTTGCGCGGCGGCGACCATATCCCCTTTTTGCAACAGGGATATGCGGCCGTTCGCTTCACCGAGCCGCACGAGGATTATGCGCACCAACACCAGAACGTGCGCGTCGAAGACGGCAAGCAGTTCGGCGACCTGCCCGAGTTCGTCGACTTCGCCTACACCACCCGGGTCGCGCGGGTGAACGCGGCCGCCCTCACCGCGCTGGCGCGCGCGCCGGCCGCGCCGAAGGGCGTGCAGATCGTGACCGC contains these protein-coding regions:
- a CDS encoding M20/M25/M40 family metallo-hydrolase — encoded protein: MVRFRGHLAATSAALLLLLPFVLDCGEESLQGDRDIDPSASTRSPISENARAAQTSQDSQDSQDSRAAELGADRVPREVRQMLREMNEDNVERTIRKLVSFGTRNTLSVQDNPTRGVGAARDWLKSQLDAIAATSGGRMTVELQSYLQPPAPRVPVPTVITNVVATLRGVQPQSQGRTYVVSGHYDSRASDVLDATIDAPGANDDASGVAAVLEMARVMATRTFDATIVFMAVAGEEQGLLGANHFATTAKAAGRDIAAMFTNDIVGSSRADNGARHPREVRLFAEGVPTAETPAEANTRRSVGGENDSPARQLARFIKDASENSATGMRINVIYRRDRYLRGGDHIPFLEQGYAAVRFTEPNENYAHQHQTVRVENGVQFGDLPEFVDFAYTTRVARVNAAALAALARAPASPKNTRIITAQLTNDTSLAWDANVEPDLAGYEIVFRDTTEAFWTDSIPVGNVTSFTVKNMSKDNVFFGVRAVDREGHRSPVSFPRPSAQ
- a CDS encoding M20/M25/M40 family metallo-hydrolase; translated protein: MDRFPGHLAAGSAALLLLLPFVLDCGEESLKDNRGAEPSSLASTTVSSSSTTATSSSELGAGRVRDDVRRMLREMDEDNVEHTIRKLVSFGTRNTLSAQDNPTRGVGAARDWLKAQFDAIAATSGGRMNVELLSYVQPPASRIPVPTTITDVVATLRGTQAESQGRTYVVSGHYDSMCTDPTNATCDAPGADDDASGVAAVLEMARVMATRTFDATIVFMAVAGEEQGLYGSNFFATTAKAAGRDIAGMFTNDIVGSSRADNGERDPRVVRVFAEGVPTAETPAEANVRRSVGGENDSPSRQLARFIKEAGENSATGMRVHIMYRRDRYLRGGDHIPFLQQGYAAVRFTEPHEDYAHQHQNVRVEDGKQFGDLPEFVDFAYTTRVARVNAAALTALARAPAAPKGVQIVTARLTNDTELRWEPNVEPDLAGYEIVFRETTEPLWTDTIEVGKETSFTVKNMSKDNVFFGVRAVDREGHRSPVTFPRPSQ